The Callospermophilus lateralis isolate mCalLat2 unplaced genomic scaffold, mCalLat2.hap1 Scaffold_132, whole genome shotgun sequence genomic sequence CCCAACCCAGTTCCTGGTACTCTCCCGGGAAGATTCCGGTCCCTCCCCAGCTCAGCACCTCGGACAGTTCTCGGCCCAAcaacccccctcccccctccctccggaaacagtgaaataaattaaaaggggAGAGGGATAACAAGAAACCTAAGGATAAGGAAGAGGGACGCCCCTCCCTCAAAATAGTAgagttttctttctcttgccGCCCGCCCACTTGAGGCCATCGCCGCCGGGGTGTTCTCGCAGGTTGATTTTGCCCccaatctcagcctcctgaaagaAGCCAGCAGTCCCTCCACGCCCCCATCCCCCGCCAACTCCCGGCATGCAACACGTTGGAAAAGGTGGGGAGAGGCGGTGGGGGTGGGGCAAGGGACCATTCTGGTGGTTGTCTGGTCGCCTGGGACTGCAGTTTCTTGTCGCACCTCAGTTGGTCCAAATTAAAAACTAACAGTCCCTTTGATCTGGGGAGGGGGATAAGGGGTCTCAGGGGAAGAATTGCAAGATGATACAAGCAGAGGGGGAAGGCAAACAGGAGGGGAAATAGTCACACATGACAGGAGCAAGGAGAAAGAGATCCAGAAGGGAAGATGGGGACACAGGTGCAGGAGGAAAAACCGGGGGCAATGGGGGTACAGTCAGGCACGGGGGTAAGGTGGAGATGGAAACACACACCCAAGGAACGGTGAATgcaaagggagagggagagatgaaAGTGCAGACAGGAGGAAAGATGAAGACACAGAAAGAAGGTGAAGaaatgcggggggggggggggacaggagAGATGGACTTACAGACACGCATGGCAGGGAAGGGGGAAACCCGGCAGAAATGAAGAGATAAGGACACTGACAGATGGAAAGGATGAGGCTGGGGTGCCCTTCCAGTGTTCATCCCCCAGTCCCAGCCCACGCCCAGCAAATCCAGACACCATGGCCTCTGGTGTCCTAGCCTCCACCTTCCCCTGCGGGACAGGAGCGGCTCCTCCTCCGCCCAGCCCAGAGTGGCGGTAACACCGGCGGTGGCTTGAGAGTCCCGGGGGCGGGAGAGAGGGGGGTCCGAGTTTGTGTCGGAGACTTGGGCGGGGGGCGGGCACGGCCCCTGGGTATCCCTAGCGGTCCAAGTTCATAGTCCAGTGCTTGGCTCCGGCCGCGCAGCTGTCCCTGGCGGCCGAGGAAGCTGCGGGCGCGCTCCCACTCGGTGGACCCCCGGCGCCGGCGGCAGCTTCGCCCTCGTTCTTGAGGTCTTGAAAGACTTGCGTGAAGAAGTGGGGGTCGGCGTTGAGCCGCAGCATCTGCGGGCTGAGCCGCTGGATGAGGCGCAGGCAACGCTGCCAGAAGCGCTCCTTGTCAGGCTCCACGAGGAAGGGCTTGAGTGGGTAGGAAATCTCGTTGCCCATGTAGGAGTAGGCGAGGTAGAGGCAGGTGAGGAAGGCGGCCTGCAGCTCTGCTGCCGACGCCAGCTCGTCCCCTCGCAGGGACTCGCGGCACAGCAGGTACACGAACACCAGGTTGGCGGGTGTAATGAAGGCCTGGTCTTGCCAGCCCTGCAGCAGCAGCGAGCGGTCCACGCCGCGGAACCAGCCCACCAGCTCGCCAGGGCTCAGCTCTTTGAGGCGGTAGCAGCGTCGGCACACAAAATCGCCCAGGCAGCGGAGCAGCTCGCCTGTGGACGCCTGCACGATGACCCTCCGCGGCGAGCCACCAGGCACCGGCGGCGCCGCCTGC encodes the following:
- the LOC143410432 gene encoding cyclin-dependent kinase 5 activator 2-like → MGTVLSLFPASSAKGRRPGGLPEEKKKAPPAGDEALGGYGAPPVGKGGKGESRLKRPSVLISALTWKRLVAASAKKKKGSKKVTPKPASTGPDPLVQQRNRENLLRKGRDAPDGGGATKPLAVPVPTVPAAAATCEPPSGGSAAAPPPGSGGGKPPPPPPPAPQAAPPVPGGSPRRVIVQASTGELLRCLGDFVCRRCYRLKELSPGELVGWFRGVDRSLLLQGWQDQAFITPANLVFVYLLCRESLRGDELASAAELQAAFLTCLYLAYSYMGNEISYPLKPFLVEPDKERFWQRCLRLIQRLSPQMLRLNADPHFFTQVFQDLKNEGEAAAGAGGPPSGSAPAASSAARDSCAAGAKHWTMNLDR